The following proteins are co-located in the Chaetodon trifascialis isolate fChaTrf1 chromosome 14, fChaTrf1.hap1, whole genome shotgun sequence genome:
- the osr1 gene encoding protein odd-skipped-related 1 produces MAAMGSKTLPAPVPLHPSLQLSNYSLLQSSTGLQLPADHFHSIYSFSALHAIHLHQWTLGYPPLALPRCTISKLPAQFSSMASIPIFPHLLQPKQDSAGLLQNSKNKPRFDFANLAAAATQEDHLKAEDLSMTGTAATAQASSHHPTSAGLGCLLDVTKLSSPERKSSRGRLPSKTKKEFVCKFCGRHFTKSYNLLIHERTHTDERPYTCDICHKAFRRQDHLRDHRYIHSKEKPFKCQECGKGFCQSRTLAVHKTLHMQVKELKPTKIK; encoded by the exons ATGGCAGCCATGGGCAGCAAGACTCTGCCAGCACCAGTCCCTCTCCACCCGTCCCTCCAGCTGTCCAACTACTCCCTCCTCCAGAGCTCCACGGGCCTCCAGTTACCAGCTGACCATTTTCACAGCATCTACAGCTTCAGTGCCCTACACGccatccacctccaccagtGGACCCTCGGTTACCCACCTTTGGCCCTGCCCCGCTGCACCATCTCCAAGCTGCCAGCCCAGTtctcctccatggcctccatTCCCATATTCCCTCACCTCCTGCAGCCCAAGCAGGACTCAGCAGGGTTGCTGCAGAACTCCAAGAACAAGCCCCGCTTTGACTTTGCCAacctggcagcagcagccacccAGGAGGATCATCTGAAGGCGGAGGACCTGAGTATGACGGGTACTGCTGCCACCGCACAGGCATCATCTCACCACCCAACCTCAGCTGGCCTAGGATGCCTCCTGGACGTGACCAAACTCTCTTCACCTGAGCGTAAGTCCAGCCGAGGCCGGCTGCCCTCCAAGACCAAGAAAGAGTTTGTCTGCAAGTTCTGTGGCCGCCATTTTACCAAATCCTATAATCTTTTGATCCacgagaggacacacacagatgagaggCCATATACTTGTGATATCTGCCACAAAGCCTTCAGAAGACAGGACCACCTCCGGGACCACAG GTACATTCATTCCAAAGAAAAGCCCTTCAAATGTCAGGAGTGTGGGAAGGGCTTCTGTCAGTCCAGAACTCTGGCTGTCCACAAAACATTACACATGCAGGTCAAGGAACTGAAGCCAACGAAGATCAAATGA